A part of Microbacterium terregens genomic DNA contains:
- a CDS encoding tyrosine-type recombinase/integrase, with amino-acid sequence MSRVRLAIGTFGEIGFLAAAPGRVIARARYRDWDGRTRLVQATAETRALAERALKVKLSTRSSFQHTITTLTPDSLFSHLVDYWLEDLDQEGRLSTTTRQLYERNIRTLVIPAIGNLTLREIGVARCDQLLKQLNKRSYSRAKHARVVLRLAFGLAVRHEVLSRNPMDHVARLNRQISMPDALTPVEVTAIRTAIAVWESGRVISGPKPDGQLGGIVEVMLGTSARIGEVLAIRRRDVDITSAVPSIRIAGTIVSNSGEPTQRQDHPKTAKSRRTIAIPTFTAEAVRRRLASLSEPSLDALLFCSREGTPLTTNNVRRQLRRVMEIAGITGVTPHAFRRTVATAINEQAGVELAAELLGHTDPKITVQHYIRRNEMVNPSTAEMLDRAFAKDQPI; translated from the coding sequence ATGAGTCGCGTGCGCCTCGCGATCGGGACTTTCGGCGAGATCGGGTTCCTTGCCGCCGCACCCGGTCGCGTGATTGCCCGCGCACGATATCGCGATTGGGATGGCCGGACCAGGCTCGTGCAGGCCACCGCAGAGACGCGCGCGCTCGCCGAGCGCGCACTGAAGGTGAAGCTCTCAACGCGGAGCTCGTTCCAGCACACGATAACGACGCTCACTCCCGACAGCCTGTTCTCCCATCTCGTCGACTACTGGCTTGAAGACCTGGATCAGGAGGGCCGGCTCTCCACAACGACACGGCAGCTGTACGAGCGCAACATCCGAACCCTCGTCATACCGGCGATCGGCAATCTGACGCTGCGGGAGATCGGCGTCGCGCGCTGCGACCAACTCCTCAAGCAGCTGAACAAGCGGAGCTACAGCCGAGCAAAGCATGCTCGCGTCGTACTTCGCCTGGCGTTCGGCCTCGCTGTGCGCCACGAGGTCCTGTCGCGTAATCCGATGGACCATGTCGCACGACTGAATCGGCAGATCAGTATGCCCGACGCACTCACCCCGGTCGAGGTGACGGCGATCCGCACGGCGATCGCCGTCTGGGAGAGCGGACGCGTGATCTCAGGGCCGAAGCCGGATGGACAACTCGGTGGAATCGTCGAGGTCATGCTTGGAACATCCGCCCGAATCGGTGAGGTGCTCGCGATTCGACGTCGCGACGTTGACATCACCAGCGCGGTGCCGTCGATTCGCATCGCGGGCACGATCGTCAGCAACAGTGGTGAGCCGACCCAGCGGCAGGATCACCCGAAGACCGCGAAGTCGCGACGCACTATCGCGATTCCGACGTTCACAGCCGAGGCCGTCCGCCGGCGTCTGGCTAGTCTCAGCGAGCCGTCGCTGGACGCGCTGCTCTTCTGTAGTCGGGAGGGCACACCGTTGACCACGAACAATGTGAGGCGCCAGCTTCGACGAGTCATGGAGATCGCCGGCATCACGGGAGTTACGCCGCACGCGTTTCGCCGCACGGTCGCGACAGCTATCAACGAGCAGGCGGGCGTGGAGCTTGCTGCAGAGTTGTTGGGCCACACGGATCCCAAGATCACCGTCCAGCACTACATCCGGCGCAACGAGATGGTGAACCCTTCCACCGCCGAGATGCTCGACCGCGCGTTCGCCAAGGATCAGCCGATCTGA
- a CDS encoding helix-turn-helix domain-containing protein codes for MGRRPAHLVGINAVDNLTLELWGLERLLNINELAAYLRVPVSTIYEWRTKGQAPLAHRYGKHLTFAAADVRAWVDAHREPCAPAPVNPR; via the coding sequence GTGGGGCGACGACCTGCGCACCTAGTAGGCATAAACGCGGTAGACAACCTGACGCTCGAGCTCTGGGGGCTGGAAAGACTCCTCAATATCAACGAGCTCGCCGCCTATCTCCGCGTCCCCGTGTCGACCATCTACGAGTGGCGTACGAAGGGGCAGGCGCCTCTCGCGCATCGCTACGGCAAGCATCTGACATTCGCGGCCGCGGATGTGCGGGCTTGGGTCGACGCCCACAGGGAGCCGTGCGCTCCGGCACCCGTCAACCCTCGGTGA
- a CDS encoding VOC family protein, with protein MTLFDHLGITVDDLTRSTSQFDPVMRALGCTRLDADDGVSWYRGEEELILFSAREAGSGPHRTGRVGWQHLAFAVGSPEEVDRLHDIAMEAGWTAVREPKLYPRFNDSYYASFVEDDNGIRLEFMFNPPRA; from the coding sequence GTGACCCTCTTTGACCACCTCGGTATCACCGTCGATGACCTGACCCGATCGACCTCGCAGTTCGACCCGGTGATGCGTGCGCTCGGTTGCACCCGACTGGACGCTGACGACGGCGTGTCTTGGTACCGGGGCGAGGAGGAGCTGATCCTCTTTTCGGCTCGGGAGGCGGGCAGTGGACCGCACCGGACAGGCCGCGTGGGATGGCAGCACCTTGCCTTCGCCGTCGGATCACCCGAGGAGGTGGATCGCCTGCACGACATTGCGATGGAGGCGGGCTGGACTGCGGTCCGCGAGCCGAAGCTTTACCCGCGGTTCAACGACAGCTACTACGCATCCTTTGTCGAGGACGACAACGGCATCCGCCTTGAGTTCATGTTTAACCCACCGCGCGCCTGA
- a CDS encoding GNAT family N-acetyltransferase, giving the protein MSDVASRWYGRQATPDEVDEALHGEPYDDLQGASGVFLAAVEDGRAVGCAGVRFGDGFAELTKVFTRRDHRGQGLGGRLLGMAEQSCAERNHRRRGWPGRRDPQGRTSSLVRC; this is encoded by the coding sequence ATGTCAGACGTCGCTTCACGGTGGTACGGGCGGCAGGCGACCCCCGACGAAGTCGACGAAGCCCTTCACGGCGAGCCATACGACGACCTCCAGGGAGCCAGTGGCGTCTTCCTCGCCGCTGTGGAGGATGGCAGAGCGGTCGGCTGTGCAGGTGTGCGTTTTGGGGACGGATTTGCCGAGCTGACGAAGGTCTTCACCCGGCGCGACCATCGCGGACAGGGCCTGGGCGGCCGATTGCTCGGAATGGCCGAGCAATCCTGTGCGGAGAGGAACCACCGCAGGCGGGGCTGGCCGGGACGTCGCGACCCACAAGGCAGAACAAGTAGCCTGGTGCGGTGCTGA
- a CDS encoding low temperature requirement protein A, with protein sequence MTDALSRIGLRRMTGRDPDESHRVATPLELLFDLVFVVAVSQASQNLHHLISDGHVGQGVLSYLMVFFAIWWAWMNFTWFASAFDTDDWLYRVMTIVQMAGVLVLAAGVHAAMVDLDYLTVTWGYVLMRLAMVGQWLRAAASDPASRPTAVRFAVGITFVQVLWVARMYLLDETAQFWSFFVLVAAEFIVPVWAESRRRTSWHPVHIAERFGLFTLLLLGESLLASSNAMIDALGEGEQIPQLLGLAASGIVVTAGIWWLYFAREQHGRLRSLRAGFTFGYLHYVIFAAAGAVSSGVEVEIDEITGHTEIAHATAGLSLTLPIALFVLSAWAILLQPTLSRAASAVVVVAAGLIAASGLLPVGEYAVSALLLSGIVVVLEVAAVKDSIPAGPARTP encoded by the coding sequence ATGACCGACGCGCTCAGCAGGATCGGCCTCCGGCGCATGACGGGGCGGGACCCTGACGAGTCGCACCGTGTGGCCACCCCGCTCGAGCTGCTGTTCGACCTGGTGTTCGTGGTGGCCGTGTCGCAGGCCTCGCAGAACCTGCACCACCTCATCAGCGACGGCCACGTCGGGCAGGGAGTGCTCTCCTACCTGATGGTGTTCTTCGCGATCTGGTGGGCGTGGATGAACTTCACGTGGTTCGCGTCGGCGTTCGACACGGACGACTGGCTCTACCGCGTGATGACGATCGTGCAGATGGCCGGCGTGCTCGTGCTGGCGGCCGGCGTCCACGCGGCGATGGTGGACCTGGACTACCTGACGGTCACGTGGGGCTACGTACTCATGCGGCTTGCGATGGTGGGTCAGTGGCTGCGGGCCGCGGCATCCGATCCCGCCTCACGGCCCACCGCTGTACGGTTCGCCGTGGGGATCACGTTCGTGCAGGTGCTCTGGGTCGCGCGGATGTATCTGCTCGATGAGACCGCACAGTTCTGGTCGTTCTTCGTGCTCGTCGCCGCCGAATTCATCGTGCCGGTGTGGGCGGAGTCCCGGCGCCGCACCAGCTGGCACCCCGTCCACATCGCCGAGCGCTTCGGGCTGTTCACCCTGCTGCTGCTGGGCGAGAGTCTGCTCGCCTCCTCGAACGCGATGATCGACGCGCTCGGCGAGGGCGAGCAGATTCCACAGCTGCTCGGACTCGCGGCGTCGGGCATCGTTGTGACCGCCGGGATCTGGTGGCTGTACTTCGCCCGGGAGCAGCACGGGCGGCTGCGGAGCCTTCGCGCGGGTTTCACGTTCGGCTACCTGCACTATGTGATCTTCGCGGCGGCGGGCGCGGTGTCGTCGGGGGTGGAGGTCGAGATCGATGAGATCACCGGCCACACCGAGATCGCCCACGCGACCGCCGGACTCTCCCTCACCCTTCCGATCGCGTTGTTCGTGCTGAGCGCGTGGGCGATCCTGCTGCAACCGACGCTGTCGCGCGCGGCATCGGCCGTGGTCGTCGTGGCTGCCGGTCTCATCGCGGCGAGCGGCCTGCTGCCGGTGGGGGAGTACGCGGTCTCTGCGCTGCTGCTGAGCGGGATCGTCGTGGTGCTGGAGGTCGCGGCGGTCAAGGACTCGATTCCCGCGGGCCCGGCACGGACGCCGTAG
- a CDS encoding GNAT family N-acetyltransferase, whose product MAEIVLSPVTADRFDDAEHALTGGGDGQACQCQWWMLTRAQFQRTTQDERREMLRTEIEQGATPPALIAYVDGEAAGWVRIGPRASQIRVLRTRAIAANTDVPLDDEDVWAVTCFVVRREHRGKGLNAELLSAAVDFARSHGARSVEAYPLDTRVATHPTNDLYHGILSVFERAGFREVARPRYDRTIVSLDLST is encoded by the coding sequence ATGGCCGAGATCGTTCTCTCCCCCGTTACTGCCGACCGCTTCGACGATGCTGAGCACGCTCTGACCGGTGGTGGCGATGGACAGGCCTGCCAGTGCCAGTGGTGGATGCTCACAAGAGCGCAGTTTCAGAGAACGACGCAAGATGAGCGGCGCGAGATGCTCCGGACCGAGATCGAACAAGGCGCCACGCCGCCCGCACTGATCGCCTATGTCGATGGTGAAGCCGCGGGCTGGGTTCGCATCGGACCGCGTGCTTCGCAGATCCGGGTCCTGCGCACCCGGGCGATCGCGGCGAACACCGACGTGCCGCTCGATGATGAGGATGTCTGGGCAGTGACCTGCTTCGTCGTGCGGCGCGAGCATCGTGGCAAGGGGTTGAACGCCGAGCTCCTCTCCGCGGCCGTCGACTTCGCCCGCAGTCACGGGGCCCGCTCCGTCGAGGCGTACCCGCTCGACACGAGGGTGGCGACGCACCCCACCAACGACCTGTATCACGGCATCCTGTCGGTGTTCGAGAGGGCGGGCTTCCGCGAGGTCGCGCGCCCGAGGTACGACCGGACCATCGTCTCGCTCGACCTGAGCACCTGA